From the genome of Nocardia sp. NBC_01503, one region includes:
- a CDS encoding ArnT family glycosyltransferase produces MIGKRVPRLIFAVSAVLYLCTGLLLTAGRGYLMGDALSRVSATQSALFSRDPHLSAIGFVFTPLTALAQLPFVVVAPLSPAITRWGLSGVLMTALFMAGAVTVVYGIGVDRGAPQWLRVVITVLFAMNPMVLVYGGNGMSEALFLFCLCWAVRRLMRWVRTDGVHDLVAAGIALGLGYLTRYDALAPAAAAGLLVFALSYHRRRHGEYRFAGATMDLVLVSAPVALAFVVWAATSWLITGEAFQQFTSQYGNSAILAQSGASASGSITAALEYSLGAMLILAPLLPLLLPIAGALAVRRGDLPVAVPMLLFGSVLAFQMLSYATGSTFAFLRFYVAVIPFAAILALLIAPAHGFPPSKRLGKYADTVTAEIPEPAVRVRSAGSLIGAGSAAALLLAALPVTALGMNNQLMAVQEYALGAAVFPNPDNVSAKYNDGVRIAATFRTERRLADYLDALDLPPGAVVMDTVYGFAVLVASEKPDRFVIPSDRDFVRVLNRPLERGAKYILAVPNTGRGSSDAVNRRYPSMYENGAQIATLELEIPNDGAGQPNWRLYRIIGS; encoded by the coding sequence ATGATCGGCAAGCGCGTCCCCCGGCTGATCTTCGCGGTCTCGGCTGTGCTGTATCTGTGCACGGGTCTGCTGCTCACCGCCGGGCGCGGGTATCTGATGGGCGATGCGCTGAGCCGGGTGTCGGCCACCCAGTCGGCGCTGTTCAGCCGAGACCCGCACCTGTCCGCGATCGGATTCGTCTTCACACCGCTCACCGCGCTGGCGCAACTGCCGTTCGTGGTGGTCGCGCCGCTCTCCCCCGCGATCACCCGCTGGGGATTGTCCGGGGTGCTCATGACGGCGCTGTTCATGGCGGGCGCGGTGACCGTGGTGTACGGCATCGGCGTGGATCGCGGTGCACCGCAATGGCTTCGCGTCGTCATTACGGTGTTGTTCGCTATGAATCCGATGGTGCTGGTCTACGGCGGCAACGGGATGAGCGAGGCGCTGTTCCTGTTCTGTCTGTGCTGGGCGGTGCGGCGGCTCATGCGCTGGGTGCGCACCGACGGGGTGCACGACCTGGTGGCGGCGGGAATCGCGCTCGGGCTCGGGTACCTGACCCGGTACGACGCCCTCGCCCCGGCCGCCGCGGCGGGGCTGCTGGTCTTCGCGCTGAGCTATCACCGCAGGAGGCATGGCGAGTATCGGTTCGCCGGGGCGACAATGGATCTGGTGCTGGTGAGCGCCCCGGTGGCGCTGGCGTTCGTGGTGTGGGCGGCCACCAGCTGGCTGATCACCGGAGAGGCGTTCCAGCAATTCACCTCGCAGTACGGCAATTCCGCGATCCTGGCGCAGTCGGGCGCGAGCGCATCGGGCAGTATCACCGCGGCACTGGAGTATTCGCTCGGAGCCATGCTGATCCTGGCTCCACTGCTGCCGTTGCTGCTTCCGATCGCCGGGGCATTGGCGGTGCGGCGCGGGGATTTACCGGTGGCGGTGCCGATGCTGCTGTTCGGGTCGGTGCTGGCATTCCAGATGCTCAGTTACGCAACGGGTTCCACCTTCGCATTCCTGCGCTTCTATGTGGCGGTGATTCCGTTCGCGGCGATACTGGCGCTGCTCATCGCGCCCGCGCACGGGTTCCCGCCGAGTAAGCGACTCGGCAAGTACGCCGACACCGTGACGGCCGAGATACCCGAACCCGCGGTCCGGGTGCGGTCCGCCGGGTCACTCATCGGCGCGGGGTCGGCGGCGGCGCTGCTGCTCGCGGCGCTCCCGGTGACCGCGCTGGGTATGAACAATCAGCTCATGGCGGTGCAGGAGTACGCGCTGGGGGCGGCGGTCTTCCCGAACCCGGACAATGTGTCCGCCAAATACAACGATGGGGTCCGCATTGCCGCGACCTTCCGCACCGAGCGGCGGCTGGCCGACTATCTGGACGCCCTGGATCTGCCGCCGGGTGCGGTGGTGATGGATACCGTGTACGGGTTCGCGGTGCTGGTGGCCTCCGAGAAGCCCGATCGCTTCGTGATCCCCTCGGATCGCGATTTCGTGCGAGTGCTGAATCGGCCGCTGGAGCGCGGCGCGAAATACATTCTGGCGGTGCCCAATACCGGTCGCGGCAGCTCCGATGCGGTGAACCGGCGCTATCCCAGCATGTACGAGAACGGTGCGCAGATCGCCACCTTGGAGCTGGAGATTCCCAATGACGGTGCCGGACAGCCGAACTGGCGGCTGTACCGGATCATCGGGAGCTGA